GTCCTGCtcgagaaaaataaaatagacaAGGCCATAGAATCTTCCGGAGCTCAAAAGGTATGCCTTTCCCTCGTACGCAATTCCGTTATCATTGTCAACCTCGACTCACGAAAGTTGGGGTTTTTGATACAGGTAAAGAAAACTGATCCCCACAAAATCGAAGATCCTTTAGCGCCTCGAAAGACACTGCTTCAAAGCCTTTCAGTTGGCTTCGGTGACCTAACTGCAACCGCTGAAAACATCCGTCCAGGATTCGAAGAACCGAAATTACCTGACGCAGCCGAGATTTTCTTGAAGGCAACATCGAATTGTTGTGGTCGGATGTGTAATCGATGCTGTTGCATGTGCTGCATACAATGTTGTTCAAAGATGAATGATCAATGTGCCATTGTATTAACACAGATTTTCACTGCATTGGCATTCATTGGTTGCATTGAATGTTGCACATTGTGTTGTGGACAAAATGGGCAATAAAATGCAAGTCCCTGCCGTGTTATAAATTTGTTGTTGTTGTATATTGGTGTTTATAGtgtatacaaatatatttatatttattttgttgtacCTATACGAACTTATGTGATAGTACGATAGTAAAGGTGTTCACCACTCCAAATGTGATATGGGTTTGAGTCATGCTAGTCGTATTATTGTTAAAGTTTTTTTCCTCCTCTTgtaattcatcaaaaaaaataagtatttaatATATTCTGaattttccttttattatatattttttcacttaaagcaataaaaaaaataaaatatgataagaaaaaaataaggtaaaagaaattttaaataggaCACTCTTTTTTAGTGTAAAACAACTTACAATTAAAACCATAAAGAaagtaaaaatgtgatatgtgtacAAAACGAAAAATCGAGATAAATATCAaacttatatataaaatttgatttggtgtaattatatatatatagaattttgattttggttcaaatgtatacatgaaactttatgtttgattcaattatacatatataaagaaataaatacattaatttatttttatattgaataaatataatcatATGTACGTACAATATATGAACGTctatatcaataattgtattaataatttgtaagtactgaatcaaatcaaaatttaatgtataaaattgcataaaatcaaagatcttgtataaaattacacattagacAAAATACatgtatagttttaaaatttatcccaaaagaaaattaaaacaatttaaaataattcgtTTTTCatctaaaaaaatgaaattatatttttttgatattataaaaatacaaaaaaatgtttaatataacatttggtacttaaattccacattttttcctaatttggtacttaGATTTTTTGTTACTCGAACATGACATTTTtcctaaaaatatagaaatagaaaataatgtTGATCAAGTCAGTTTTCTAACCAAACCAACTAATTGTTCAGTTaacatgtaaatttattattagtttaatataattgattgaatttttatatagcCTTAACCGACCGTGTGACCgaataaagataataaaaaaaactcttgCATCgtcattttaacaaaaacaacGGTGCTATCAATTGGGACATACTGCTAGCATCATAAAATGTAGAGAGACCAAATTATGTCGAGTTAAAGTAGAggagattaaattctaaatttcatCATAGTAGAGAGACTAGAAAAGAATTAAACCTTTTTTTAGCCGTCCATTGATAGATTCTGTGATTGTTTGGGCTAAAGTTATGTACCAGAAAAATAAGGTGGCCCAAGATTGGACCGGACTGGCCCTGGTTCACAACCCAAATGAACTTCAAGTCCGGTCTAAGCCCCAATGATTCCAAAAACAGCTTCAATTATCATAGAAAAACCAATAATTAAATTACTCCAAATAGTCCTAAGCCAATAATTGAAGCAATAAATTATCATAATTAATAAAACCCAATTTCATTATTtggtctaattttatttttaatccctCTAGTACgtaaaaatttaagatttaatccttTCATGTTGTTAATCGGTCCAAATTAATAACACCATTAGGCATTGTTGTTAAAGTGATGAAATAGATCTTTTTTACTCGTACTAAGTGACACAGTTAGGGTAcagggaaaaaaactaaaaattttgtttaaggaaggtcgaaataaaattataaattttggagagtcaaagttaaaaaaattatgtgaAAAAAGAATTAATCTTTGGagggggtaaaaatataatttttctatttagtcAAATATTAAAAGGcttaaattgaatgatttaaattaaaaaaaaagtaagaggtactaaatttttgaaaataaaagtttaCAAAAAGTTTAATGATTTGGATCATAttttgacttaaataaaaataaagggttaaattactatttaagaccaAAACTTGGTAATTTTTCTCACATTGAAGTTTGAACTTTTTTTAGTTCAAGTTAAGTCCTAAACTTTATAACTATTCTCATATTAAGGTTTGAACTTGGCAACTTTTCTCACATCgaagcttgaatttttttttatttaagttaggccttaaacttgacaattgttttCACATTAGGATtgaattttagggttttcaagaattcacttgaataaaaaaaagtttagacttTGATGTGAAAAGAGTTGCTAAGTTCGAGCCCCAAAACGGGATTAACCCAAAATTAAATAATCATTAATCAATTGTTTTATTTAGGTTTCCCAAAGTCAAAAGGGCCGTTGAGCTGagtttttaactttgtttttacTCTGTCccaattaaaataattcataaaaattaattaataaaaaatgttattatattaaaaaaaaaaagaaaaaagaatgtgAATGATTGATCCACCAAAGCTTTATGCTTTAAACCTAAACAAACATAactctcttttctctctttttttcatcatcataaACGCTTCGTATAATTTAGTCAATAAATCTAGGGTTTTACTGCTTTAGGTGATGATCTATTTTGGGTCTATTCTTAATTAGGAAGATAAATTGGGGGGAAAAAACGAATTGATtttgtttccatttttttttggGTGGGTGAAGAGTGGTTTAAAGCTTTAAACTTTGGTGACTGGGTGGGTGTCGATTGTGGAGGCCAAATCCAATGCCATTTGTTTAGAATCGGGGATTTAAAAAAGTATCAAAGAAGATTGATTTTCAATGTCTTGGGCTGGCCCTGATGATATCTTTCTCTCCACTTCCCTTGCTACTTATCTAGACAgtaatctctcttttttttctctgatTTATATGTAGTAAATAAGAAAATGCAATtagaaatgttttttttatgtttgttatctttaaattatcttgttctttttttttgcgGGGGGGTTTGGCTTTGATTTGGTGTTCGATTTGTTGAATGAAACTGTTTGATTCAGTTGATTCATGTTTGTGTACTTTTTTACAGTATTGGGGGTTCTTTTTCTTTGTGAAGTTATGTTCTTGGATTGTTCTATTTTTTGGGgaatttaggattttttttttaagaattggGAGCAATTGATATTGTATTGCAtgtaaaatttatttctttttagattGGAAGGTAGGGCAAAATTAGATGAAATGGGTTTGTTTAGGTAAAAgaggcttcttcttctttttcttttttcttttttttttcctaggCTTATGGATTGGTTTTGTTAGAAAGACTTTGAAGATGATCAGAGGTTTACTTTGGGTATAAATTTACAAGCTTTCGGCATTGTTTTGATCGATCGAAACATTGAATGAAAGTTACCATCATGGTCCTTTGGCTGAAATCTCACAATGCCATGTGACAATTTGACATTTGTTTTGAATACATTTGTGTAACCTAATCATGATAACCTCTTACACGTGGTGTAGGAGCGAAACCGGAGTGAGATAAAAGTAAAGATAAAAAATTTGGGAAGTGGGGCAAAGCTAAAGTTTTTGTATTAAAATGTCAAATTGAACTTTTAATGTTTGAGAGAGGCCGAAAATGCAATTTATCTATTTAACAAAGAGGCTAAAAGagaataaaattgaattattaatgttcGGGAGGAACTAAAGTTGCAATTGTACCATTTAACCAAGGGAGGCCCGAGGCCCCCCGACATGGAGTTTACTGGCATAGGCCATCATGCATCTAGTCCTATGTGTGCTAGCAGTTGAAAATAAATATCGTAGAACATTCATAAGGGCTTTTATATATTTTGCAGAGAAACTCCTTGTCTTGCTTAGAGATGGCCGGAAGCTTTTGGGATTACTACGTTCGTTTGATCAATTTGGTAACTCATCCTGATTTTATTCCTTGTTTACTGCTTTATTTGCATCTACTGTGTTGAATTATGATCATTGATGCTATATCTTTCCGGTTTCACAGCTAATGTTGTTCTAGAAGGCGCTTGTGAGCGAGTTATTGTTGGCAATTTGTACTGTGATATCCCCTTGGGTCTATATGTAATCCGTGGGGAGAATGTTGTCTTAATAGGAGAGCTGGTATGCTGTTTAAATGCAATCCTTTTTTTTCATGCTTTTATTTAAATGTGGAATCGGTTTGTCTTACGTTGTTTTTTTGTGTTTATGAAATGGTACTCACCATATAGGACTTGGAAAAGGAAGAGCTTCCATCTCATATGACCGCTGTGTCGGCTGCCGAGATTAAAAGGGTAGGGATCTTCTTATAATTCTGgtttctttttcatgttttcGTGCGTGTGTTTCCATATCTATATGACGGAACCTATCTTATGAGAAGCTATATGGATATTTCCACTTACAATATATGCAAACTTTTtcatttaggttaaaatatgccttCGTCCCTATACTCttcataaatttggaatttagtccatttatttttcatatttcaaaattcatagtTACATGCCAACTaagtgagattttttttttaatttcaaaatgtcacatcaacaaatttaacagtgttaacaattgtacttgaaatttgaaatctgaaaagtagagggactaaattcctagaaataGAAGTATAAGGATTATATTCTAAATTTTTGAAGAATATAgggacttatggcatattttaagtttttatttataactGGCAAAGAAAGCTGTACTAATTTGCTATTCCGAGATGATTAATAAAAGAATTCGAGCAAGATACAG
The Gossypium hirsutum isolate 1008001.06 chromosome A07, Gossypium_hirsutum_v2.1, whole genome shotgun sequence genome window above contains:
- the LOC107929975 gene encoding sm-like protein LSM1B, with the translated sequence MSWAGPDDIFLSTSLATYLDKKLLVLLRDGRKLLGLLRSFDQFANVVLEGACERVIVGNLYCDIPLGLYVIRGENVVLIGELDLEKEELPSHMTAVSAAEIKRAQKAEREATDLKGSMRKRMEFLDFD